From the genome of Brevibacterium sp. JSBI002, one region includes:
- a CDS encoding ComEA family DNA-binding protein, producing MAVSPDDRFAGLLGASAERGGWVPGDVYTADTAGDEEPVEPRRVRLPVLAALGIATVGILVLAFFLFRPAPQHSPVGNGDDPSQGAEADQSPAATSKGGETGETGAGSAEGTAGAAAGKEGAASAKSANANGEVIVHITGAVNDPSVVTLKAGARVQDAVEAAGGLSAGADSEAVNLARVVADGEQIHIPAEGEEPAADVDGAEANGTGQDGTGSAGSGRAGAGGDGGSPGTVDSSAAASGGAPGQAGKVDLNTADATTLETLPGVGPVTAEAIISHRSQQPFASVEDLLLVKGIGPKTFESLKDLVTVG from the coding sequence ATGGCTGTGTCTCCGGATGATCGTTTCGCCGGCCTCCTGGGCGCCAGTGCCGAGCGCGGCGGTTGGGTGCCGGGCGACGTCTACACCGCCGACACCGCCGGTGACGAAGAACCCGTCGAACCCCGTCGCGTGCGTCTGCCCGTGCTGGCGGCTCTCGGCATCGCCACGGTCGGAATCCTCGTCCTCGCCTTCTTCCTCTTCCGCCCCGCTCCACAGCATTCGCCCGTGGGCAACGGTGACGATCCCAGCCAAGGCGCGGAAGCCGATCAGTCGCCTGCCGCGACCAGCAAGGGAGGTGAAACAGGCGAAACCGGTGCGGGATCGGCCGAGGGAACGGCGGGAGCAGCCGCGGGAAAGGAGGGAGCCGCCTCGGCGAAGTCGGCGAATGCGAACGGGGAAGTGATCGTCCATATCACCGGAGCGGTCAACGACCCTTCCGTGGTCACGCTGAAGGCGGGTGCGAGGGTCCAAGACGCTGTCGAAGCCGCCGGCGGGCTGAGCGCAGGAGCCGACAGCGAAGCGGTGAACTTAGCGCGGGTGGTCGCCGACGGTGAGCAGATCCACATCCCGGCTGAAGGAGAAGAACCGGCAGCCGACGTCGATGGTGCCGAGGCGAACGGGACCGGTCAGGACGGAACGGGCTCGGCCGGAAGTGGGAGAGCGGGCGCGGGTGGAGACGGCGGCTCGCCGGGAACCGTCGATTCATCAGCCGCGGCGAGTGGTGGGGCACCCGGCCAGGCGGGAAAGGTCGATCTCAACACCGCCGATGCCACCACCCTGGAGACGCTGCCCGGGGTCGGACCCGTCACCGCCGAGGCGATCATCAGCCACCGCAGCCAGCAGCCGTTCGCGAGCGTCGAGGATCTGCTGCTCGTCAAAGGCATCGGGCCGAAGACCTTCGAAAGCCTCAAAGACCTTGTCACCGTCGGCTGA
- the leuS gene encoding leucine--tRNA ligase, with protein sequence MTTNPEETGFRYDAALAEKIEKSWQRTWEESGTFHTPNPTGDLGELDSQDASSPYGPPADLSERESLYIMDMFPYPSGVGLHVGHPLGYLGTDVYGRYQRMRGHNVMHALSYDAFGLPADLYAVQTGQHPRITTDANIANMTEQLRRLGLAHDVRRRFATTDDEFVRWTQWIFLQIFNSWYDTEATTPDGEAKGAARPIDTLIEQFASGARPTPDGRAWSELSPAERENVLQGYRLAYVSESPVNWCPGLGTVLANEEVTAEGLSERGNYPVFTRRLRQWNMRITAYADRLIDDLDVLDWPHAIHAMQVNWIGRSKGALLRLPIAGDDASDIEVYTTRPDTLFGATYLVLSPEHPQVADLTAESWDETTPESWRGGEATPAGAIAAYQRAAAAKTDADRQQSREKTGIFTGSYALNPATGAQVPIFIADYVLMGYGTGAIMAVPAEDARDWDFAKAFGLPYIRTVQPPADHDEDAPFTGTGVMINSANAEIDINGLEIDAAKARVTEWLAGKGLATESTQYRLRDWLFSRQRYWGEPFPIVYDENGTPIALPDEMLPVQLPEVDDFAPRTYAPDDADSRPEPALSRNQEWTSIELDLGDGPKTYQRETNTMPNWAGSSWYQLRYADPHNDDRLVDPANEKYWLGPRASKPRGGADLYVGGQEHAVLHLLYARFWHKILFDLGHISSSEPFHRLVNQGYIQAYAYTDSRGVYVPAAEVEERTESNGELTFWYDGEQVNREYGKIGKSLKNSVMPDEMYDAFGADTFRVYEMSMGPLEQDRPWDTRAVVGAQRFLQRVWRLFVDETTGGSVVADGEADAESLKVLHQVIDGVREDMDHLRFNTAISKLIVLTNHATKQGGATRDVLEPLTIMLAPFAPHLAEELWSRLGHESTVTYAAFPEADPKHLVAETVTCVVQVKGKVRARLEVAPDIPAEELEKLALESPNAVKALGGAGVRKVIVRAPKLVNIVPDA encoded by the coding sequence ATGACGACGAACCCTGAGGAGACCGGTTTCCGCTATGACGCGGCGCTGGCCGAAAAGATCGAGAAGTCGTGGCAGCGCACTTGGGAGGAATCGGGCACGTTCCACACCCCGAACCCCACCGGAGACCTCGGCGAGCTTGACTCCCAGGATGCTTCGTCGCCCTACGGTCCGCCGGCCGACCTGAGCGAGCGCGAGTCCCTGTACATCATGGACATGTTCCCGTACCCCTCCGGTGTGGGACTGCACGTCGGCCACCCGCTGGGCTACCTCGGCACCGACGTCTACGGCCGCTATCAGCGGATGCGCGGACACAATGTCATGCACGCCCTGTCCTACGACGCCTTCGGACTGCCCGCCGATCTCTACGCGGTGCAGACCGGTCAGCACCCGCGCATCACCACCGATGCCAATATCGCGAACATGACCGAGCAGCTGCGTCGCCTGGGGTTGGCCCACGACGTGCGCCGCCGCTTCGCCACGACAGACGACGAATTCGTCAGATGGACGCAGTGGATCTTCCTGCAGATCTTCAACTCCTGGTACGACACGGAGGCGACCACCCCCGATGGTGAAGCCAAGGGCGCGGCTCGTCCGATCGACACGCTCATCGAGCAGTTCGCCTCCGGTGCACGCCCCACACCCGACGGCCGCGCCTGGTCGGAGCTGAGCCCGGCGGAGCGCGAGAACGTCCTGCAGGGTTACCGCCTCGCCTACGTCTCCGAATCCCCGGTCAACTGGTGCCCCGGGCTGGGCACCGTGCTGGCCAATGAAGAGGTCACCGCCGAGGGTCTGTCCGAGCGCGGAAACTACCCGGTCTTCACCCGCCGTCTGCGCCAGTGGAACATGCGCATCACCGCCTACGCCGACCGCCTCATCGACGACCTCGACGTACTGGACTGGCCACATGCGATCCATGCGATGCAGGTCAACTGGATCGGGCGGTCGAAGGGCGCCCTGCTGCGCCTGCCCATCGCCGGTGACGATGCTTCCGACATCGAGGTCTACACCACCCGCCCGGACACCCTGTTCGGCGCCACCTACCTCGTCCTCAGCCCCGAACACCCGCAGGTCGCCGACCTGACCGCTGAGTCCTGGGATGAGACGACCCCCGAATCCTGGCGCGGGGGAGAGGCCACCCCCGCCGGGGCGATCGCCGCCTACCAGCGCGCCGCTGCGGCCAAGACCGACGCCGACCGGCAGCAGAGCCGGGAGAAGACCGGCATCTTCACCGGCTCCTATGCGCTCAACCCGGCCACCGGGGCACAGGTTCCGATCTTCATCGCCGACTATGTGCTCATGGGCTACGGCACCGGAGCGATCATGGCCGTGCCGGCCGAAGACGCTCGTGACTGGGACTTCGCAAAGGCCTTCGGACTGCCCTATATCCGCACCGTGCAGCCTCCCGCCGACCACGACGAGGACGCGCCGTTCACCGGCACCGGAGTGATGATCAACTCGGCCAATGCCGAGATCGACATCAACGGCCTCGAGATCGACGCGGCGAAGGCCCGGGTCACCGAATGGCTGGCCGGAAAGGGACTGGCCACCGAGTCCACCCAGTACCGCCTGCGCGACTGGCTGTTCTCGCGCCAGCGCTACTGGGGCGAACCGTTCCCGATCGTCTACGACGAGAACGGCACCCCGATCGCTCTGCCCGACGAGATGCTGCCCGTCCAGCTGCCCGAAGTCGACGATTTCGCACCGCGGACCTACGCGCCCGACGATGCCGACAGCCGTCCCGAACCGGCGCTGAGCCGGAACCAGGAATGGACGAGCATCGAACTCGACCTCGGCGACGGTCCGAAGACCTACCAGCGTGAGACGAACACGATGCCCAACTGGGCCGGATCCTCGTGGTACCAGCTGCGCTACGCGGACCCGCACAACGACGACCGTCTCGTCGACCCCGCCAACGAGAAGTACTGGCTGGGACCGCGGGCCTCGAAGCCGCGCGGCGGCGCCGACCTCTACGTCGGCGGGCAGGAGCACGCTGTGCTCCACCTGCTCTATGCCCGCTTCTGGCACAAGATCCTCTTCGACCTCGGGCACATCTCCTCGTCCGAGCCGTTCCACCGCCTGGTCAACCAGGGATACATCCAGGCCTATGCGTACACCGATTCCCGCGGCGTCTACGTCCCCGCCGCCGAGGTGGAGGAGAGGACCGAATCGAACGGTGAGCTGACGTTCTGGTACGACGGCGAACAGGTCAACCGGGAGTACGGAAAGATCGGCAAATCGCTGAAGAACTCCGTCATGCCCGACGAGATGTACGACGCCTTCGGTGCCGACACCTTCCGCGTCTACGAGATGTCGATGGGCCCGTTGGAGCAGGACCGTCCCTGGGACACCCGCGCCGTCGTCGGCGCACAGCGGTTCCTGCAGCGCGTGTGGCGACTCTTCGTCGACGAGACCACCGGCGGGTCCGTGGTCGCAGACGGTGAGGCCGACGCCGAATCGCTCAAGGTCCTCCACCAGGTCATCGACGGTGTGCGCGAAGACATGGACCATCTGCGGTTCAACACCGCGATCTCCAAGCTCATCGTGCTCACCAACCATGCCACCAAACAGGGCGGTGCGACCCGGGACGTCCTCGAACCGCTGACGATCATGCTCGCGCCCTTCGCCCCGCACCTGGCCGAAGAGCTGTGGTCACGTCTCGGACACGAGTCGACGGTCACCTATGCGGCCTTCCCCGAGGCGGACCCGAAGCACCTCGTCGCCGAGACCGTGACCTGCGTGGTCCAGGTCAAGGGCAAGGTGCGCGCACGGCTCGAGGTGGCCCCGGACATCCCCGCAGAAGAGCTCGAGAAGCTGGCGCTCGAATCGCCGAACGCCGTCAAGGCCCTCGGCGGCGCCGGAGTGCGCAAGGTGATCGTGCGAGCCCCCAAGCTCGTCAACATCGTCCCCGACGCCTGA
- a CDS encoding AMP-dependent synthetase/ligase, which yields MSSTTMPQSSTPVVGFEVDTASSTTDIFLSTVAENPSRPLVAKPDGDGWNELTAAEFLAEVKAAAKGLIALGVEVGDRIAIFGPTSYEWTLSDYAIWYAGGISVPFYDTSSESQLSWMLTDADVTRGLVASREHADRVRAAAETAGREQPALRVWDDGAFADLAEAGKAVTDEELEAARSQVGSDSVATIIYTSGTTGKPKGCVLTHANFVQTAQAARHQIPSVLDTNMRCLLFLPQAHVFARFIEVLAISNGALLAHQSDLTKLTDAMGSFRPSFILGVPRVFEKVFNSALTTAQAGGKEKIFRRAEQVAVAYSKALDTGKVPTALKLQHALFDKLVYSKLRAVMGGNVTHAVSGGGALGSHLGHFFRGLGIIVLEGYGLTETTAPITVNIPEKSKIGTVGVPLPGASVAIAPDGEILAKGAPVFREYWNNPEATAKEFHDGWFGTGDLGSLDDDGYLTINGRKKEIIVTSSGKNVAPAPLEDVLRRHPIIGQPVLVGENRKFVSALIFLDSEMLPGWLKNHDLPQMGLREAAEDDAIQAEVAKAVEQMNKTVSRAEGVKKFTILPIELSEENGYLSAKQSVKRHLINKDFAAEIDALYAG from the coding sequence ATGAGCTCAACGACCATGCCGCAGTCGTCAACACCCGTCGTCGGTTTCGAGGTCGATACCGCCTCGTCGACCACCGATATCTTCCTCAGCACAGTCGCTGAGAACCCCAGCCGCCCTCTGGTCGCCAAGCCCGACGGAGACGGTTGGAACGAACTGACCGCGGCCGAATTCCTCGCAGAGGTCAAGGCGGCCGCGAAGGGCCTCATCGCCTTGGGCGTGGAAGTCGGTGACCGGATCGCGATCTTCGGCCCCACCTCGTATGAGTGGACGCTCAGCGACTATGCCATCTGGTACGCCGGGGGAATCTCCGTGCCGTTCTACGACACCTCTTCGGAGAGCCAGCTCAGCTGGATGCTCACCGACGCCGATGTCACTCGTGGGCTCGTCGCATCACGCGAGCACGCCGATCGGGTGCGGGCGGCGGCCGAGACCGCCGGACGGGAACAACCGGCCCTGCGGGTCTGGGACGACGGCGCTTTCGCCGATCTCGCCGAAGCCGGCAAGGCCGTCACCGATGAAGAGCTCGAAGCCGCTCGCTCGCAGGTCGGCTCCGATTCCGTGGCGACGATCATCTACACCTCCGGCACCACCGGAAAGCCCAAGGGCTGTGTGCTCACCCACGCGAACTTCGTGCAGACCGCCCAAGCCGCTCGCCACCAGATCCCCAGTGTTCTCGACACGAATATGCGCTGCCTGCTGTTCCTGCCGCAGGCTCACGTCTTCGCCCGGTTCATCGAGGTCCTGGCCATCAGCAACGGTGCTCTGCTCGCTCATCAGTCGGATCTGACGAAGCTCACCGACGCCATGGGCAGCTTCCGCCCCTCGTTCATCCTCGGTGTGCCCCGTGTCTTCGAGAAGGTGTTCAATTCCGCACTGACAACTGCCCAGGCAGGCGGCAAGGAGAAGATCTTCCGCCGCGCCGAGCAGGTCGCCGTCGCCTACTCGAAGGCACTCGACACCGGCAAGGTGCCGACCGCCCTCAAGCTCCAGCATGCCTTGTTCGACAAGCTCGTCTATTCGAAGCTGCGCGCAGTTATGGGCGGCAACGTCACTCACGCGGTCTCCGGCGGCGGCGCACTCGGCTCTCATCTCGGACACTTCTTCCGCGGACTCGGCATCATCGTTCTCGAAGGCTACGGACTCACTGAGACCACGGCACCGATCACCGTCAATATTCCGGAGAAGTCGAAGATCGGAACTGTCGGCGTTCCGTTGCCGGGCGCCTCGGTGGCGATCGCTCCCGACGGTGAGATCCTGGCCAAGGGCGCGCCGGTCTTCCGCGAGTACTGGAACAATCCGGAGGCCACGGCCAAGGAGTTCCATGACGGCTGGTTCGGCACCGGTGACCTCGGCTCCCTCGATGACGACGGCTACCTCACGATCAACGGCCGCAAGAAGGAGATCATCGTGACCTCCAGCGGCAAGAACGTCGCCCCGGCCCCGCTCGAGGATGTGCTGCGTCGCCACCCGATCATCGGCCAGCCGGTGCTCGTCGGCGAGAACCGCAAATTCGTCTCGGCGCTGATCTTCCTCGATTCGGAGATGCTGCCGGGCTGGCTGAAGAACCATGATCTGCCCCAGATGGGTCTGCGCGAAGCCGCCGAGGACGATGCGATCCAGGCCGAAGTGGCCAAGGCCGTCGAACAGATGAACAAGACCGTCTCACGCGCCGAAGGGGTCAAGAAGTTCACAATCCTGCCGATCGAACTCAGCGAGGAGAATGGCTACCTCTCCGCCAAGCAGTCGGTCAAGCGCCACCTCATCAACAAGGACTTCGCCGCCGAGATCGACGCGCTCTACGCCGGCTGA
- a CDS encoding UDP-glucose dehydrogenase family protein — protein sequence MKISVIGCGYLGAVHAAAMASLGHEVTGVDVDTEKVEALTSGRPPFYEPGLSELLVKAQERGKLEFTTEISRAADATVHFVCVGTPQKPGEFAADVTYVDAAVESLHPHLTATSVVVGKSTVPVGTAERLAGIIADTGAAMMWNPEFLREGHAVEDTLHPNRLVYGVADGEPGQAAAATLDEVYASILAEDTPRMITDFATAELVKTAANSFLATKISFINAMAELCEASGADVTQLADAIGMDDRIGRKFLNAGLGFGGGCLPKDIRAFMARAGELGADQAVAFLKEIDSINMRRRVRMVDIARDALGGSFIGKKITILGAAFKPDSDDVRDSPALAVARLIATQGGLVTVTDPQAIGNAQKSFPELDYVADTAEAITGAQAVLLLTEWREYRDLDPAATAELVSGKVLVDGRNVLTPELWRAAGWTYRALGRP from the coding sequence TTGAAGATTTCAGTCATCGGTTGCGGATATCTGGGCGCGGTCCATGCGGCGGCCATGGCGTCTCTGGGCCATGAGGTCACGGGAGTCGATGTCGACACGGAGAAGGTCGAGGCCCTGACCTCCGGTCGTCCGCCCTTCTACGAACCGGGACTGAGTGAACTCCTCGTGAAGGCTCAGGAGCGCGGAAAACTCGAATTCACCACCGAGATCTCCCGCGCCGCCGACGCCACCGTGCACTTCGTATGTGTAGGCACTCCGCAGAAGCCCGGTGAGTTCGCCGCCGATGTCACCTATGTCGATGCGGCCGTGGAATCCCTGCACCCGCACCTGACTGCGACGTCGGTGGTTGTGGGAAAGTCGACCGTTCCCGTGGGCACCGCCGAGCGTCTGGCCGGTATCATCGCCGACACCGGCGCCGCCATGATGTGGAACCCGGAATTCCTGCGCGAGGGTCATGCTGTCGAGGACACCCTCCACCCGAACCGTCTCGTGTACGGAGTCGCCGACGGTGAGCCGGGGCAGGCCGCGGCCGCCACCCTCGACGAGGTCTACGCCTCGATCCTCGCCGAAGACACGCCCCGGATGATCACTGACTTCGCGACCGCCGAGCTGGTCAAGACCGCGGCGAACTCGTTCCTGGCCACGAAGATCTCATTCATCAACGCCATGGCCGAACTCTGCGAAGCATCGGGAGCCGATGTCACCCAGCTCGCCGACGCGATCGGCATGGATGATCGGATCGGCCGCAAGTTCCTCAACGCCGGGCTCGGATTCGGCGGCGGATGCCTGCCCAAGGACATCCGCGCCTTCATGGCCAGAGCCGGGGAGCTCGGCGCCGACCAGGCGGTGGCGTTCCTCAAGGAGATCGACTCGATCAACATGCGCCGTCGTGTGCGGATGGTCGACATCGCCCGCGATGCCCTGGGCGGGTCGTTCATCGGCAAGAAGATCACCATCCTCGGCGCCGCGTTCAAGCCCGACAGCGATGACGTTCGTGACTCTCCGGCCCTGGCCGTGGCCAGGCTCATCGCCACCCAGGGCGGGCTGGTCACCGTCACCGATCCGCAGGCGATCGGGAATGCGCAGAAGTCGTTCCCCGAACTCGACTACGTCGCCGACACCGCCGAGGCGATCACCGGGGCGCAAGCAGTGCTGCTGTTGACGGAATGGCGCGAATACCGCGACCTCGACCCGGCGGCGACCGCCGAACTCGTGAGTGGGAAAGTGCTCGTCGACGGCCGCAACGTGCTCACTCCCGAACTGTGGCGGGCAGCGGGCTGGACCTACCGAGCCCTGGGCCGTCCATGA
- the nadE gene encoding ammonia-dependent NAD(+) synthetase: MTNDRVQDEIRHALGVRPQIDPATEIARRVEFLVDYVLTTGVRGLVLGISGGQDSTLAGRLCQLAVEDLRRRGADAEFWAVRLPHHVQTDEGDAQDALSFIAADHELAINIGAATDAAAEEYEKATGEPITDFGKGNVKARMRMIAQFELAGEKKALVVGTDHAAEAVTGFFTKFGDGAADVIPLAGLNKRQGRELLRHLGAPEHLIVKAPTADLLDDEPGQTDESSLGLTYDQIDDFLEGKEIEPAAASALIEKYRRSEHKRRTPVAPVDSWWIRH; this comes from the coding sequence ATGACGAACGACAGAGTTCAAGACGAGATCCGGCACGCCCTCGGCGTGCGACCGCAGATCGACCCGGCGACGGAGATCGCCCGCCGTGTCGAGTTCCTCGTCGACTATGTGCTCACCACCGGGGTCAGAGGACTCGTGCTCGGCATCAGCGGCGGACAGGACTCCACACTGGCCGGCAGGCTCTGCCAGCTGGCGGTGGAGGACCTGCGCCGCCGCGGGGCCGACGCCGAGTTCTGGGCCGTGCGCCTGCCTCACCATGTGCAGACCGATGAGGGCGACGCCCAGGATGCTCTGTCGTTCATCGCCGCCGATCATGAGCTGGCAATCAACATCGGAGCCGCCACGGATGCGGCCGCCGAGGAGTACGAGAAGGCCACCGGAGAGCCGATCACCGATTTCGGCAAGGGCAACGTCAAGGCCCGGATGCGGATGATCGCTCAGTTCGAGCTGGCAGGGGAGAAGAAGGCACTCGTCGTCGGCACGGATCACGCCGCCGAGGCGGTCACCGGGTTCTTCACGAAGTTCGGTGACGGCGCGGCCGACGTCATCCCCCTGGCAGGTCTGAACAAGCGGCAGGGGCGGGAACTGCTGCGCCACCTCGGCGCTCCCGAACATCTCATCGTCAAGGCCCCCACCGCGGATCTGCTCGATGACGAACCCGGGCAGACGGACGAATCGTCGCTGGGTCTGACCTACGACCAGATCGATGACTTCCTCGAGGGGAAGGAGATCGAGCCTGCGGCCGCCTCGGCGCTCATCGAGAAGTACCGCCGCTCAGAGCACAAACGGCGCACGCCTGTGGCTCCGGTCGATTCCTGGTGGATCCGGCACTGA
- a CDS encoding DegV family protein — MRIGLVTDSTAQLSADEREALSETTGGLFAVVPLTVLIGGVAFADGEVDAGHLCAKMTDGVEVTTSMATPAQFSDAYARLHEDGAEAIIVVTMSAELSGTRDSAVKAAEAEDILVDVVDSRTTSAGLAGALSVAVAGIRQGLDVESIAGTIADWCAAETRSVFAPGSLEHLRRGGRIGAASSLLGRALQIVPVLGLSAGVVVPLARVRTRTKALEKIVALAAQAAAEVADPEDIVHVEVQNAEGEMDTADAELLSSRLRELGFDSSFRTLSTIITAHVGPGTVGVTVQTTP, encoded by the coding sequence ATGAGAATCGGGCTGGTCACCGACTCCACGGCGCAGCTCTCCGCGGACGAACGCGAAGCGCTCAGCGAGACCACTGGCGGTCTCTTCGCCGTGGTGCCGCTGACCGTGCTCATCGGCGGAGTCGCCTTCGCCGACGGTGAGGTCGATGCCGGGCATCTGTGCGCGAAGATGACCGACGGAGTCGAGGTCACCACGTCCATGGCCACCCCGGCCCAGTTCTCCGACGCCTATGCACGGCTGCACGAGGACGGCGCGGAAGCCATCATCGTCGTGACCATGTCCGCGGAGCTCTCCGGCACCCGCGATTCCGCGGTCAAGGCCGCCGAAGCCGAAGACATCCTCGTCGATGTCGTCGACTCGAGGACCACCTCGGCGGGACTGGCCGGGGCACTGTCTGTGGCCGTGGCCGGGATCCGGCAGGGACTCGACGTCGAATCGATCGCCGGAACCATCGCCGACTGGTGCGCGGCCGAGACCCGTTCCGTGTTCGCCCCCGGCAGCCTCGAACACCTGCGCCGAGGCGGCCGGATCGGCGCCGCGTCCTCCTTGCTCGGCCGGGCCCTGCAGATCGTCCCCGTGCTCGGTCTCAGCGCTGGAGTCGTCGTTCCGCTGGCCCGGGTGCGCACTCGCACCAAGGCCCTGGAGAAGATCGTCGCGTTGGCCGCGCAGGCCGCTGCGGAGGTGGCCGATCCGGAAGACATCGTGCACGTCGAGGTCCAGAACGCCGAAGGGGAGATGGACACAGCGGATGCCGAACTGCTGAGTTCACGGCTGCGCGAGCTCGGATTCGACTCGTCGTTCAGGACGCTGTCGACGATCATCACCGCGCACGTCGGCCCCGGCACGGTCGGTGTGACCGTGCAGACCACACCCTGA
- a CDS encoding ComEC/Rec2 family competence protein, translating into MVAWVRERAALWPGSVRLLCCAAGLWASALLSPEPWVLFGVPVLGLLGIVILRRHHHLGVGVLVFTCLLTIQITALAAAHGPDDEAETTGLVVGHSEPGASGWTRLTLLTPTGFTHVLSPETAADGATVRMRTQRLDDIRSTEADPQVLEEPNLLWQWRERLRTELRVDSLAVGNDGGRLLPGLVVGDTSPQDDRMADDMRVVSLTHVSAVSGSNVTIVSLGAGLLAGACRAGPRLRVSIGVLTCLAYVFIVGFEPSAIRAAGMAIAAALVFLRGGGISPVAVMCSTASLLLAFVPVLATSVGFVLSVVSTAAIMFVVPILLCRLAVHLPLLPTVFVTALIVPFVAQLACTPVLVAIDPRIGLWSVAANAAAAPAVMPATVAGFLSLVATGIAMAGVPGADFASALLAWIGSFPAWWIVLVARVCAALPGAALDWPVPPVGTLLALGLLGLAVAGTWMLVRRRLWGLPVLVVCCLLTAAVIVTVRAKPPAADWLVLVCDVGQGSAAIINFGDGRGLVVDTGREPKPIDTCLDESGIEEFDLLISHFDADHFAGYAGTTWGRKVDRLFVSANVATSPEARRVIDDTGAEAVPTHRGRTLTFETASLEVLWPPLRSVPAAEDEELRNEDSLVVRVEQEGLSTLLPGDVGAEEQYVLAQQVRPVDVLVAPHHGSSDLEPEFFAAAAPGLGIVSVGENSYGHPSEKSLRSFGPVPVLRTDHCGSVALYAQSRFSTGHRCPEDKG; encoded by the coding sequence GTGGTTGCTTGGGTGCGGGAGCGGGCGGCGCTGTGGCCGGGTTCCGTCCGTCTCCTCTGCTGTGCCGCCGGCCTCTGGGCCAGTGCTCTCCTGTCACCGGAGCCGTGGGTGCTCTTCGGTGTTCCCGTGCTCGGACTCCTCGGTATCGTGATCCTGCGACGGCACCACCACCTCGGTGTCGGTGTCCTCGTCTTCACCTGCCTGCTGACGATCCAGATCACCGCCCTGGCCGCCGCTCACGGACCGGACGATGAGGCCGAGACCACTGGGCTCGTCGTCGGCCACAGTGAGCCCGGAGCGTCCGGCTGGACGCGACTGACCCTGCTCACCCCCACCGGATTCACCCACGTGCTCAGCCCCGAGACCGCCGCCGACGGAGCGACCGTGCGGATGCGCACTCAGCGCCTCGACGACATCCGCTCGACCGAGGCAGATCCGCAGGTGCTCGAAGAACCGAACCTACTGTGGCAGTGGCGTGAGAGGCTGCGCACCGAACTCCGCGTCGATTCTCTCGCCGTAGGCAACGACGGAGGACGGCTGCTGCCCGGACTCGTGGTCGGTGACACCTCGCCTCAGGACGACCGAATGGCCGACGATATGCGGGTCGTCTCCCTCACCCACGTCTCGGCCGTATCGGGCAGCAACGTCACGATCGTCAGCCTCGGTGCCGGACTGCTCGCCGGGGCCTGCCGAGCCGGCCCACGGCTGCGTGTGAGCATCGGTGTTCTCACCTGCCTCGCCTATGTCTTCATCGTCGGCTTCGAACCCAGCGCCATCCGCGCCGCCGGAATGGCGATTGCGGCGGCACTCGTCTTCCTGCGCGGCGGCGGGATCTCCCCGGTCGCGGTCATGTGCTCGACCGCGAGCCTGCTGCTTGCCTTCGTGCCGGTGTTGGCCACCTCGGTGGGGTTCGTCCTGTCCGTGGTCTCCACGGCCGCGATCATGTTCGTCGTCCCGATCCTGCTGTGCCGTCTCGCCGTGCACCTGCCGCTGCTGCCCACGGTGTTCGTGACCGCGCTCATCGTGCCATTCGTCGCCCAGCTTGCGTGCACCCCGGTGCTCGTGGCGATCGACCCGCGCATCGGTCTGTGGTCGGTGGCCGCCAACGCCGCGGCCGCACCGGCGGTCATGCCGGCGACGGTGGCGGGCTTCCTCAGCCTCGTGGCCACCGGCATCGCGATGGCAGGTGTGCCCGGAGCCGACTTCGCCTCGGCCCTGCTGGCGTGGATCGGGTCCTTCCCGGCCTGGTGGATCGTCCTCGTCGCCCGAGTCTGCGCCGCGCTGCCGGGAGCGGCGCTGGACTGGCCGGTGCCGCCGGTCGGAACGCTGCTGGCGCTCGGTCTGCTCGGCCTCGCCGTGGCCGGGACGTGGATGCTCGTCCGTCGTCGCCTCTGGGGTCTGCCCGTCCTCGTCGTGTGCTGCCTGCTCACTGCCGCCGTCATCGTCACGGTGAGGGCGAAGCCGCCTGCAGCGGACTGGCTGGTGCTCGTCTGCGATGTCGGTCAGGGGTCGGCGGCCATCATCAACTTCGGCGATGGTCGGGGCCTCGTCGTCGACACAGGGCGCGAGCCGAAACCCATCGACACCTGCCTCGACGAATCCGGGATCGAGGAATTCGATCTGCTCATCTCCCACTTCGACGCCGACCACTTCGCCGGCTATGCGGGCACGACATGGGGGCGCAAGGTCGACCGGCTGTTCGTCTCCGCGAACGTCGCGACCTCGCCCGAGGCCCGGCGCGTGATCGATGACACCGGCGCCGAGGCGGTCCCCACCCACCGCGGCCGGACGCTGACCTTCGAGACGGCGAGTCTGGAAGTGCTGTGGCCGCCCCTGCGCTCGGTCCCTGCGGCCGAGGACGAGGAGCTGCGCAACGAAGACTCCCTGGTGGTGCGGGTCGAACAGGAAGGGCTGAGCACTCTGCTGCCCGGCGACGTCGGAGCCGAGGAGCAGTATGTGCTCGCCCAACAGGTGCGACCGGTGGATGTGCTCGTCGCACCCCACCACGGTTCCTCCGATCTGGAACCCGAGTTCTTCGCAGCAGCGGCTCCCGGGCTCGGCATCGTCTCGGTGGGGGAGAACAGCTACGGGCATCCGAGTGAGAAGTCGCTGCGCTCCTTCGGTCCCGTGCCCGTGCTGCGCACCGATCACTGCGGTTCGGTTGCGCTCTACGCGCAGAGTCGTTTCAGCACGGGTCACAGGTGTCCGGAGGACAAGGGATGA